The genomic segment AGTGGTTCGTACCGTAACCGATGGCGGATATCATGTGACGCTTACCTCTTTTTTCTGGTGTCGAGATCGACCCAAACGGGTTCCAGTCACCAGCAGAATCAGTGCCGTTTTTATTCGCGTTCACGCCCCGCTTGCGGCACTCTCCCCGTGACCAACCGCACCGAAATCCACTGAGGCGGCTGTTTTGACGGCCAAACAGGGACCGGTGGCCGGGCCGCGATGATCGCACGCCCCTCGGCCGGGCGCCAGGAGCCCACACGGAGTCACACGGAGTTCCGGGTACTCGTCGAGGCGGTGAAGATGGCGCAAGCCCCGAGTACGATCGCTTCCGACCACGAGGGGGTATCGGCGTTGCCCGACGAAGACGGCCCACCGGACGTGCCGCAGACTCTGGAACGGGCGTTACGCAGTGGACGCGGGCAAAGATGTGTTCAAATGGCGAAAGCGCGATTGGGGCCTTGGTCACCGGTTCGCGCACAAGCTTGCAAAGGGACGGGGCGAAGCGGTGGACGTCAACCTGATACCCTTCAGTCGTGAGCGGCTTGAGCCAGGACCTCTTCGAGGGTCCGCAACGGGCGGCCGACCAGCGCGCCGAGGAACGGATCGACCTTCCCGAACTCGCCCCGCTCCAGCCCGAAATACGTGGTGGCCCATTCCCGGGCAAACTCTTCCGTCTTCCCCGCGGCCACCGCACGGGACACGTAGTCTTCAACGGGGACGATCCGCCGGACGATGGGTCGGGCGCGGACGCGGCCGAGGATTCCGGCGGTTCCCTTAAGGTCGATCGCGCCCGGGCCGGTCAGGTTCCGCGTTTCGCCCGCGTGCCCGGCTCCGAGAAGGAGCCGGGCCGTCCCGTCCGCCAGATCGCTCCGCGACACCCACGACACCGGACCGTCCCCCGGCACCACCGCTTCGCCGCCGGAAACGTCCCCGAGATAAAGCCGCCAACCCTCGGCGTACGCGCCGTTCCGCAGGATCGTAAAGGCCAGCCCCGACGATCTCAGATCGGCCTCCGTGTCGAGGTGCGCCTTCATGACGTACGCCACCGAGCCGTCGCCGGGAAGCAGGCTCGTGTAGAACACGTGGCCGACGCCCGCCTCCACCGCCGCGCGAATGGCTCGCCGGTGCTGGGCGGCCCGGCCCTCGTGGTCGATTCCGCTCGCCGAGATGAGGAGCAAGCGGTCGGCACCGTCGAAGGACCGGACCAGCGTATCCGGCCGGTCGAAATCGCCCTGGCGCACGTCCACGCCCAGGGCCACGAGGGCGTGGGCTTTGCCGGGTTCACGAACGCTCGCGACCACATCGGCCGCCGAGGTGCCCTCGAGTAAGCTCTCGATGATTGCCGCGCCCAGCTTGCCGGTGGCCCCCGTGACAACGATCATGGCGTGCCCCTCTCGGCCGCCGCGACGAGCGGCGTTCGCCGGCACCGGGCCTCAATGAAGGCCCGCTTCCGGCCCGTGCGGCGCTCCCCGGTCGGCAGCCGATCGAGCGAAGTTGCCATCGCGGTTCCTAATCGGCACGGGCCGGGACACGAGTGCAAGAATCGTTCCGCCCGATCAACGCGGCGATGGTCATCCGCTCGCCCGGCCCTCTTGCGGAGGACCGCTCCGGCCCCGGATGGGGCAAACTTGTGAGCCGCCGCTGCAACCCCGGACTGGACGAGGGCGGGCCAGCCGCCGAGGGGGCGGGCTGCACCTCTGCGAGAGCGAGCCGCTCGCGCCCCTCATTCGATCCGGCACGCGGCTTGCTTATCTGCAAATCTCGTTCGTTCCAGGAGCACCCATGGCCGACAAGAAGTACCGCGTCCTGGTCGTGGATGACAACCGTGATTCGGCCGAGTCGATGGCCGACCTCCTCGCCCTCTCCGGGTTCGAGGTGCGGACCTGTTTCGACGGTCCGGCCGCGCTGACGGCGTGCGAGACGTTCCGGCCCGAGGCCTGTCTGCTCGACATCAACATGCCGGGGATGGACGGCTACGAACTGGCCCGCCTGTTGCGCGCGCGGTTCGCGGAACACCCCCCGGTGTTCGCCACGATGACCGCGTACGGCGACCACGCCCACCTCGAGCGCGCCGTCGAGGCCGGATTCGATCTCCAGTTCACCAAGCCGGTCGATTCGCACGAGGTGACGGAGCAGTTGGGGGAGTCGGTCCGAAAGGGCGAACCGGTCGAGGACGACCGGTCGGTGCTGCGGCGGTTGCTCGCGCGGGTCTTTGGGCAGTGGTCGCAGCGGAACGAGAAGTAACCTGCCCGATCACCCGTGCGGCGCCGCTGGTCGCCCGCTCTCGGCCACCCGGAGCGGTCCGCATCGCTCGGCCGAAGAGAGGAAACGAGCATGAGTCACGACCGCCGACCGGACGGACCCGTCCCGCCGCCCAGGGGCGGTGAACCCCTCATCCCCCTGCGGCCCTTCGGCACGACCAAAGCGACCGTATCCGCGCTCGGCCTGGGCGGGCACCACCTGGGCGACGTCCCGTCCGTCGAGGAGGCGATCCGCATCGTCCACGCGGCCATCGACGGCGGCATCACGTTCTTCGACAACTGCTGGGAGTACTACAACGGGCGCACCGAGAACTGGCTCGGCCGGGCACTCACCGGCAAGCGGGACCGGGTGTTCCTGATGACGAAGGTCTGCACTCACGGCCGGGGCAAGGACCTGGCCCGCAAGATGCTCGACGAGTCGCTGCGCCGGCTCGGCACCGATCACCTCGACCTGTGGCAGGTGCACGCCGTCAGTTACGACAACGACCCCGACCTGGCGTACGCGAGGGGCGGGGTGATCGAGGCCCTTGAGGAGGCGAAGAAGGCCGGCAAGACCCGGTTCGTGGGGTTCACCGGTCACAAGGACCCGGCCATCCACCTGAAGATGCTCCGCCTGGGCTACCCGTTCGACAGCGTGCAGATGCCCCTGAACCCGTTCGATGCCGGGTTCGCGCCGCTCAGCTTCGAGCACCGGGTCCTGCCCGAGCTCCTCAAGCGCGGGATCGCCCCCCTGGGGATGAAGGCGATGGGCGGGACGGCGGCCGCGATCAAGCGGGGCGTCCTGACCGGCGAGGAGGCGCTGCGGTACGCGATGAGCCTGCCGGTCGCGGTCACCATCTGCGGGATGGAAACGATGGACGTGCTGAAGAAGAACCTGAAGATCGCACAGGGGTTTCAGTCGCTCGCGGCCGAAGCGATGGACGCGATCCGCAAGAAGTGTGCGGCCCTCGCGGCTGACGGGCGGTACGAGCCGTACAAGGTGTCCCTCAAGTACGACAACCCGGAGACGCGGCAGCCGCACGGGTTCCCGGTCGAGCCGGAGAACAAAGAAATGAAGGAGATGTTCAAGGAGGCCGGCGCGAAACCCAAATGACGAGCGGGCCGGGGACGCACGAACGCCGAGCGAACGGAAGGGTGTGAGATGGGTGAGAACAACGGACCGGATCGCCGGGACTTCCTCCACGCGAGCGCGGCCGTGCCGCTGGCCGCCGGTCTCGCGGCGGCGGTGGCACCGCCGAACGAAAAAGCGGGTACGAAGGTGCCGTTGCGCGCCTTCGGCACGGCGAAGGACCAGGTTTCGGCCCTGGGTCTGGGCGGCGCCACCCTCGCGAGCGCCCCGTCCTACGAGGCAGCCGAGAAGATCGTCCGCGAGGCCCTCGAGGCGGGCGTGACGTTCCTCGACAACGCCTGGGAGTACGCCGACGGGCGGGCCGAGGAGTGGATGGGCAGGGCCATCAAGGGGCGCCGGGACGGCCTCTTCCTTATGACGAAAGTCTGCTCGCACGGGCGCGACAAGGCGACGGCCCTGAAGCAACTGGACGAGTCGCTCAAGCGGCTGGGGACGGACCACCTGGACCTGTGGCAGATTCACGAGGTGGTGTACTGGGACGACCCGGACCGTCACTTTGCAAAGGGCGGTGCCGTGGAGGCCCTGGAGGACGCGAAGCAGGCCGGTAAGGTGCGGTACGTCGGGTTCACCGGGCACAAGCACCCCTCGATCCACCTGAAGATGCTCTCGTTCGACTTCCCGTTCGACGCGGTGCAGATGCCCCTCAACCCGTTCGACGCGACGTACCGGAGCTTCGAGCGGGAGGTGCTCCCGGTGGTGAACAAGAAGGGCATGGCGGCCATCGGGATGAAGAGCTTCGGCGGGGACGGGCGGCCGATCATCAAGGGCGCGGTGACGGCCGAGGAGGCGCTGCGGTACGCGATGAGCCTGCCCGTGGCGGTGACCGTATCGGGGATCGACTCGCTGACGGTGCTGCGGCAGAACCTGGCGGTGGCACGGGGGTTCGTACCGATGCCAGCGGCCGAGATGGACGCGCTGAGAAAGCGAGTCGCCCCGGAGGCGGCCGACGGGCACCTGGAGTTATACAAGTCGTCGGCCCGGTACGAGGGCAAGGCGGGGCGCGAACAGCACGGGTTCCCGCCGGCCGATGAACTCCCGCTCTGAGCGCCCGCACCGGGAATCGCGGTTCGGGGGGACCGACCAGTGCGGCGCCTTCCGTTCTCGTTGCGAACAGGGTGGCAAGAATTGGTTCGTTTTCGCGTTCCGATATCGGGTACAAACGTGATCACATCGAGCGAACGTGACCCGGCCACGGCGGTCATTCGAGTACCGCAACGGCGCACGTGATTTCACATCCCGAGACGGAATTTGCGACGCGGCCGCCGGTGCCGGCGTCCCCCGTGCAATGCCACTGGTACCAAACAGCTCGCGTCGATCAGTCCGCTTTCTTCAGGTCGCTCGTGGACGGGCCGTGCAGACACGTCCCGGTGGCACTGAACCGCGACCCGTGGCACGGGCAGTCCCACGTCGCCTCGCCCGGGTTCCAGCGGACCAGGCAACCCATGTGCGGGCAGACCGCCGAGAGCGTGGTCACCTGCCCCCGGTCGTCCTTGTAAACCGCCAGCTTGGTGAGCCCGCGGCGGACCACCGCCCCGTGGCCCGGGGGGATCTGGTCGGCCCCCTTCACGTCGCCGCCGGTCAGCCAGTCCGTGAACTGCGCGACCGCGTTCAGGTTCTCGCCGAGCAGGGTCCGTGCGGCGGCCGGCGTCAGCCGGGACGGCGAGTAGACGGTGGCCAGTTCGTTCGGCCGGCCGAGCACCAGGTCGGCCACCAGCCGCGCCCCGAGTGTGCCGTGCGTCATCCCCATTCCCGAGTCCCCGGTGATGACGAACACGTTCGGCCCGTTCCACGGGGCGGGGCCGATCAGCCCGAGCCCGTCGGCCGTCTCGAACACCTGTCCGGACCAGTGGAACCGGACCGCCCCCGCGCCCGGAACGCGCTCCCCGGCCCACGCCACGAGTCGGTCCCAGCGCTGCGGTTGGTCGCCCGCTTGGCCCGTCTTGTGGTCCTCGCCCCCGACGATGAGGTGGTCGAATTCCGTTCCCTCCCCACCGGGTTGAACGCGGACGTAGTGGTACGGGTCTTCCGTGTCCCACCACAACCCGTCCCCGCAGGACCCCTTCGGCACTTCGATCGCTACTGCGTAGGTGGTGTAGGAGGCCACTTTGGTGTGCAGGACCGTCCCGCCCTCGAACGGGTTGTTCGTGGCGATCACCGCGGCCCCGGCCGTCACAGTGCGCCCGTGCGCGGTCGTGACCCGACACGGGGCCCCGCCCCGGACCTTCTCGACCACCGTGTCGGTGTGGATCACGCCGCCCCGCGCGCGGATCGCGGCGGCCAGTGCGGCCAGGTACTTGATCGGGTGAAAGCGGGCGTGGGCCGGGAAGCGCAAGCAATCCGAAGACCGGCCCCCGGGAAACGTCAGTTTCGTGCGCTCGAACGGGAGCCCGAGACGCGTCAGGGTCTTCTCTTCCTGATCCAGGGTGTCGGGGCCGTCCGCTCCCGGAAAGAGGTGGCCGTCCACCTGCCGGAAGTCACAGGCGATGCGCTCGGACCGAGCGATTTCGCCGATCAGGTCGATGGCCGCCCGGTGGCTGGCGGCTGCGGCCTTCGCCACCTCGTCCCCGCGCACGGACGCGAGGTGCGAGAACGTGTCGTCCAGGTACCACGCGAGGTGGGCGGTCGTGTGCTCGGTTTCGCCGGCCGCGACCCGCGGTTTGGCGTCCAGGACGATCACCTTCTTCCCGTCCCGGGCCAACAGGTAGGCCGTGGTCAGCCCGGCGATCCCGCCGCCGATCACGCACACGTCGCAGGAGGCGTCCCCCGCCAGTGGGGCGGCCGTGCGCGCCGCGTCGTCCAGCGCCCAGATCGACCGGGTATCCGTGTTCACGATGAGCACCTATTCGGGGAATAATGAGTGCCGCGGCTACGCCACGCGGTGATCCGCACGCCGCCGTCAAGTATGGAAGCGCGGCCGGGCACCCCTTGACCACACCCCAGAAGTGGCCCCCAAACGGCCGCTGGGTGTCGCCCGTGCCCGCGTCATCGTGCCGGCCCAACATGCGGAGTCCGACACTCCTTGGGCGCGACCAATTACACGGGTCAGCACGTTGTGCGTCAGGAGCCGAGCCACCGTCGTATCCGCATGGGTGTGCCGTTTCCACGCGCGCGGACACGAGTCGTGCCAAGGCGGATGCAAGCATCGCGCCCGGCATCGGCTCAATTACGGAATGAGGGAGAATCCCCACCTCTGGTGTGGCAGACAGGTGGTGTAGCCACGAGCGTGTAGACTCAGGCACGCGCGGACGTGTGAACTGCCTCTGGTTGGCGCCCCGGCTCGACCTGTCATACGGGCCGGCGTGGTCATGGGAAGTGTGATGCTCGCCCGACCGGACCCCTTATCGATTTCCTGCCATCCCGCCAGCCTACGATCTCTGCGAAGGTGGCCCGGTCCACGCATGGGTCATACGCGCGCCGCATTCCAAGGCAGCGAGCACGGTCCATGGCCTTCGCCGGTTGGGCCAAGATCGTGGTGGGGTAGAGGATCATCCGAACCCCGTAGCCCCGGACCTCGTCGGGTAGAACCCATACGCGTTGTTCGCTGCCCTCCATCATCGTCGCCAGCGGTGATCTCTTTAAACGCAGGGGCGGCGTGAGAATCGTACGCACCCGGCGGATCACGTGATTGACGTGTGATTTATGGTGGGTGGCATCCGTTCCTGTTCTCGGAGGGTGCCCTCGTGTCCGACTCGTCTACCCGCTCCCGAGCTGACGCCGCCGCGACCCGGCGCTGGGTTGAGCGTCTCGAGCGCTTTGCCGCCGGCAATCACACCGTGGCCGCGTTTTGCGCCGCTGAAGGCGTGTCGGGGTCCAACTTCTACCTGTGGCGGCGACGCCTCGCACAACCGCCTCGAACCAACCGACTGTTGTGCCCATCCGCGTCGCACCACCTCCCGCCCCCGCGGCCCCCATCGAGTTGGCCCTGCCATCCGGCACCGTCCTGCGCCTCCCCGCCGACGCCCGACCGGAGTTCATCGTCGCGATCCTGCGCGGGCTGGAGGGGCGACCGTGCTCACCGTCCCGCCCACCACCAAACTGTGGTTCGCGTCCGCTGTCGATCTGCGGCTCGGGTTCGACGGCCTCGCGAACCTGGTCCGCACCCAGCTTTCCGCCGATCCCTTGAGCGGCCACTGTTCGTGTT from the Frigoriglobus tundricola genome contains:
- a CDS encoding FAD-dependent oxidoreductase, which encodes MNTDTRSIWALDDAARTAAPLAGDASCDVCVIGGGIAGLTTAYLLARDGKKVIVLDAKPRVAAGETEHTTAHLAWYLDDTFSHLASVRGDEVAKAAAASHRAAIDLIGEIARSERIACDFRQVDGHLFPGADGPDTLDQEEKTLTRLGLPFERTKLTFPGGRSSDCLRFPAHARFHPIKYLAALAAAIRARGGVIHTDTVVEKVRGGAPCRVTTAHGRTVTAGAAVIATNNPFEGGTVLHTKVASYTTYAVAIEVPKGSCGDGLWWDTEDPYHYVRVQPGGEGTEFDHLIVGGEDHKTGQAGDQPQRWDRLVAWAGERVPGAGAVRFHWSGQVFETADGLGLIGPAPWNGPNVFVITGDSGMGMTHGTLGARLVADLVLGRPNELATVYSPSRLTPAAARTLLGENLNAVAQFTDWLTGGDVKGADQIPPGHGAVVRRGLTKLAVYKDDRGQVTTLSAVCPHMGCLVRWNPGEATWDCPCHGSRFSATGTCLHGPSTSDLKKAD
- a CDS encoding SDR family oxidoreductase translates to MIVVTGATGKLGAAIIESLLEGTSAADVVASVREPGKAHALVALGVDVRQGDFDRPDTLVRSFDGADRLLLISASGIDHEGRAAQHRRAIRAAVEAGVGHVFYTSLLPGDGSVAYVMKAHLDTEADLRSSGLAFTILRNGAYAEGWRLYLGDVSGGEAVVPGDGPVSWVSRSDLADGTARLLLGAGHAGETRNLTGPGAIDLKGTAGILGRVRARPIVRRIVPVEDYVSRAVAAGKTEEFAREWATTYFGLERGEFGKVDPFLGALVGRPLRTLEEVLAQAAHD
- a CDS encoding response regulator encodes the protein MADKKYRVLVVDDNRDSAESMADLLALSGFEVRTCFDGPAALTACETFRPEACLLDINMPGMDGYELARLLRARFAEHPPVFATMTAYGDHAHLERAVEAGFDLQFTKPVDSHEVTEQLGESVRKGEPVEDDRSVLRRLLARVFGQWSQRNEK
- a CDS encoding aldo/keto reductase, yielding MSHDRRPDGPVPPPRGGEPLIPLRPFGTTKATVSALGLGGHHLGDVPSVEEAIRIVHAAIDGGITFFDNCWEYYNGRTENWLGRALTGKRDRVFLMTKVCTHGRGKDLARKMLDESLRRLGTDHLDLWQVHAVSYDNDPDLAYARGGVIEALEEAKKAGKTRFVGFTGHKDPAIHLKMLRLGYPFDSVQMPLNPFDAGFAPLSFEHRVLPELLKRGIAPLGMKAMGGTAAAIKRGVLTGEEALRYAMSLPVAVTICGMETMDVLKKNLKIAQGFQSLAAEAMDAIRKKCAALAADGRYEPYKVSLKYDNPETRQPHGFPVEPENKEMKEMFKEAGAKPK
- a CDS encoding aldo/keto reductase — encoded protein: MGENNGPDRRDFLHASAAVPLAAGLAAAVAPPNEKAGTKVPLRAFGTAKDQVSALGLGGATLASAPSYEAAEKIVREALEAGVTFLDNAWEYADGRAEEWMGRAIKGRRDGLFLMTKVCSHGRDKATALKQLDESLKRLGTDHLDLWQIHEVVYWDDPDRHFAKGGAVEALEDAKQAGKVRYVGFTGHKHPSIHLKMLSFDFPFDAVQMPLNPFDATYRSFEREVLPVVNKKGMAAIGMKSFGGDGRPIIKGAVTAEEALRYAMSLPVAVTVSGIDSLTVLRQNLAVARGFVPMPAAEMDALRKRVAPEAADGHLELYKSSARYEGKAGREQHGFPPADELPL